In Zingiber officinale cultivar Zhangliang chromosome 3B, Zo_v1.1, whole genome shotgun sequence, a single window of DNA contains:
- the LOC121967329 gene encoding uncharacterized protein LOC121967329: MDALAGSNGTTHTTRSKRVRTQMNKLVVQRVQGVKQSVKFNEYGQPVGQKASELQSFIGVLARKKVNINYHSWKQVPNEVKNMIWESVNLTYQLDPKWRNGCLSSANSK, translated from the exons ATGGATGCTCTCGCAG GATCAAACGGGACGACCcacacaacaagatcaaaaagagttcgtacacaaatgaataagcttgttgtTCAAAGGGTTCAGGGAGTTAAACAAAGTGTGAAATTTAATGAGTATGGACAGCCAGTGGGCCAAAAGGCTTCTGAATTGCAGAGTTTTATTGGTGTGCTTGCTCGGaaaaaagttaatattaattaccactcttggaagcaagtgccgaatgaagtcaagaacatgatatgggaatctgtcaat ttgacatACCAACTGGACCCAAAATGGAGAAATGGGTGTTTGAGCTCTGCAAATTCAAAGTGA